One Candidatus Korarchaeota archaeon NZ13-K genomic window carries:
- a CDS encoding DUF763 domain-containing protein, giving the protein MVGEIPRIVGEAELPLHEGRAPSWLYSRMKALGREIIVTIVREFGRREFLLRVSDPFWFQSLGCVLGYDWHSSGVTTVLTAVIREVLDEEDIGIVACGGKGKRSLETPNEILRKADRLSMSDSKAFELVRVSRLTAKVDNAALQDGHSIYHHAMLFSEDGDWAVVQQGMNPVRRTARRYHWVSHELRDFLNDPHSGIIAQSREEVLNLAAGESEENRRASLDLIAEGSSRLRRLVEEVSSGPLSPYMGEGRFLRMPRRIDWRAVEEANQLGLRNYEDLLLVRGIGPSLLRALSLIAEVIYGAPASRRDPARYSFAFGGKDGVPFPVRTGLMDRAIEVLRSGVIQSNLPDQEKESAMRRLARITGLLNDGEASPGEDRKG; this is encoded by the coding sequence TAGTTGGGGAGGCCGAGCTCCCTCTTCACGAGGGAAGGGCCCCTAGCTGGCTCTACTCTAGGATGAAGGCCCTGGGAAGGGAGATAATAGTCACGATAGTCAGGGAGTTCGGGAGGAGGGAGTTCCTCCTAAGGGTGAGCGATCCCTTCTGGTTCCAGTCCCTGGGCTGCGTCCTGGGATATGATTGGCACTCCTCCGGGGTCACGACCGTGCTGACGGCCGTGATCAGGGAGGTGCTGGATGAGGAGGATATTGGAATAGTTGCCTGCGGCGGGAAGGGTAAGAGGTCCCTCGAGACACCGAACGAGATATTGAGGAAGGCCGATCGGCTGTCCATGAGCGACTCGAAGGCATTTGAGCTGGTCAGGGTGAGCAGGCTCACGGCCAAGGTCGATAACGCTGCCCTACAGGATGGCCACTCCATATACCATCACGCCATGCTCTTCAGCGAGGACGGGGACTGGGCGGTGGTGCAGCAGGGCATGAACCCCGTGAGGAGGACAGCTAGGAGATACCACTGGGTCTCCCATGAGCTCAGGGATTTCCTGAACGACCCCCATTCCGGTATAATCGCACAATCAAGGGAGGAAGTCCTTAACCTGGCTGCAGGGGAGTCTGAGGAGAACAGGAGGGCCTCCCTGGACCTAATAGCGGAGGGGAGCTCCAGGCTCAGGAGGCTGGTCGAGGAGGTCAGCTCAGGACCCCTGAGCCCTTACATGGGGGAGGGGAGGTTCCTGAGGATGCCCAGGAGGATAGACTGGAGGGCCGTCGAGGAGGCCAACCAGCTCGGGCTGAGAAACTACGAGGACCTCCTGCTCGTCAGGGGGATCGGCCCCTCCCTCCTCAGGGCCCTCTCCCTGATAGCCGAGGTGATATACGGCGCCCCGGCCAGCAGGAGGGATCCGGCCAGGTACAGCTTCGCCTTCGGGGGAAAGGATGGCGTCCCCTTCCCCGTCAGGACAGGGCTCATGGACAGGGCCATAGAGGTCCTCCGCTCGGGCGTGATACAGTCCAACCTCCCGGATCAAGAGAAGGAGTCCGCCATGAGGAGACTAGCGAGGATTACGGGGTTACTGAATGACGGTGAAGCCTCACCCGGTGAGGATCGGAAGGGTTAA